The following coding sequences lie in one Lacerta agilis isolate rLacAgi1 chromosome 4, rLacAgi1.pri, whole genome shotgun sequence genomic window:
- the NFKBIZ gene encoding NF-kappa-B inhibitor zeta isoform X2, whose translation MGGGKQQRGPFQGVRVKNSVKELLLHLRNSKQMSSDHGADELKVQGGLPNYDPYTELKNILTNGRKRKAHDSFSDVSCYKRTTPFQPHLLTPPQTPTSMDSNMEDAHMNDPKQDSSCDMLQNIMNIKNESCPVSLNTVQVSWLHTMTNPNSPGEQYQEMVGAQALSPPQRYQAFQASSPSQMMELPQNYQFSSTQTQNLSQHYNPLMDCRPHSTSSQSSDYQHVFESQELQYCPTQSFASLLSDSEGSDISAPLPQPLPQQTDVSSHPQNFSQLPSNFCGALEEHGLSLATSNMSVQHQGIARNTAQLGKSFFQWQVEQEESKLANISQDQILAKDADGDTFLHIAVAQGRRAVSYVLARKMVALHMLDIKEHNGQSALQVAVAANQHLIVQDLVSLGAQVNTTDCWGRTPLHVCAEKGHAQVLQAIEKGAIVSNQYVDWEATNYDGLTALHCAVVAHNAVVHDIESQQSPHTPEVQELRLKGKRLADTIKFLIEMRASVEARDRKSGRSALHLAAEEANVELLRLFLELPTCLSFINAKAYNGNTALHVAASLQHRVSQLDAVRLLMRKGADPSARNLENEQPVHLVPDGPVGVEIRRVLKGKTTQQRSPVY comes from the exons gtaCAAGGAGGATTACCAAATTATGACCCATACACAG AGTTGAAGAACATTTTAACTAATGGTCGAAAAAGAAAAGCTCATGACTCATTTTCAGATGTATCCTGTTATAAAAGAACAACTCCTTTCCAACCTCACCTCCTG ACACCTCCACAGACACCAACATCAATGGATAGCAACATGGAGGACGCCCATATGAATGACCCCAAACAAGACAGCAGCTGTGATATGCTGCAGAACATTATGAATATTAAGAATGAATCCTGCCCAGTTTCTTTGAACACAGTGCAAGTGAGCTGGCTTCACACCATGACTAATCCTAACTCTCCAGGGGAACAGTATCAAGAGATGGTTGGAGCACAAGCTTTATCACCTCCTCAAAGGTACCAAGCATTTCAAGCAAGCAGCCCCTCACAGATGATGGAGCTACCCCAGAATTATCAGTTTTCTTCCACACAGACCCAGAACTTGTCTCAGCATTACAATCCCCTTATGGATTGCAGACCTCACTCCACTAGCAGCCAGTCCTCTGACTATCAGCACGTTTTTGAAAGCCAAGAACTGCAGTACTGTCCTACTCAAAGCTTTGCTTCTCTCTTAAGTGATTCAGAAGGGTCGGacatctctgcccccctccctcaacCACTTCCTCAGCAAACTGATGTCAGCAGCCACCCTCAGAATTTCAGTCAGCTACCCAGTAATTTCTGTGGTGCTCTTGAAGAACATGGCTTATCATTGGCTACTTCAAATATGTCTGTGCAACATCAGGGTATTGCCAGGAACACAGCACAGCTGGGCAAATCGTTCTTCCAGTGGCAAGTGGAACAGGAGGAAAGCAAACTGGCCAATATCTCTCAAGATCAAATTCTTGCCAAAGACGCTGATGGTGACAC GTTTCTCCACATTGCAGTTGCCCAGGGGCGCCGAGCAGTTTCCTATGTGTTGGCAAGAAAGATGGTAGCCCTACACATGCTGGATATTAAAGAACACAATGGCCAG AGTGCCCTGCAGGTGGCTGTGGCTGCAAACCAGCACCTCATTGTACAGGACTTGGTTAGCCTTGGGGCGCAAGTGAATACAACAGATTGCTGGGGTAGGACGCCTTTGCATGTGTGTGCTGAAAAGGGGCATGCACAAGTCCTTCAG GCAATTGAGAAAGGAGCCATTGTAAGCAACCAATATGTAGACTGGGAGGCAACAAATTATGATG GTTTGACAGCATTGCACTGTGCAGTGGTGGCCCATAATGCTGTGGTACATGACATAGAGAGCCAGCAGTCACCTCACACTCCTGAGGTCCAGGAATTAAGGTTGAAAGGCAAGAGGTTGGCAGACACCATCAAATTCCTCATTGAGATGCGGGCCTCTGTTGAAGCCAGA GATCGTAAAAGTGGCCGTTCTGCCCTTCACTTAGCAGCGGAAGAAGCAAATGTGGAACTCCTTCGTTTGTTTTTGGAGCTGCCTACTTGCCTTTCTTTTATCAATGCCAAG GCGTATAATGGCAATACCGCGCTCCATGTAGCTGCCAGCTTGCAGCATCGGGTGAGTCAGCTGGATGCAGTTCGCTTGTTGATGCGGAAGGGAGCTGATCCAAGTGCCAGGAACTTGGAAAATGAGCAGCCGGTTCACCTCGTACCTGATGGCCCTGTAGGAGTTGAG ATTAGACGGGTCTTGAAAGGAAAAacgactcagcagagatcaccaGTCTATTAA